Proteins encoded by one window of Actinocorallia herbida:
- a CDS encoding aspartate aminotransferase family protein — translation MAGAEFWGDVERHLVRYGGAFSPAVIERAAGSFVHDDSGRAILDFTSGQMSAVLGHAHPEVVATVREYAGSLDHLFSGMLSRPVVDLARMLAEITPDPLAKSMLLSTGAEANEAALKMAKLYTGGYEIVSFSTSWHGMTSGAAAATYSAGRRGYGPPVPGNIAIPAPNAYRTRFLRDGEHDWRTELDHAFDLVDAQSAGALAACMVEPIISSGGLVDLPPGYLAALKDKCVERGMLLILDEAQTGLGRTGAMFAFERDGVVPDILTLSKTLGAGLPLSAVVTGAEIEERCHELGYLFFTTHVSDPLPAAVGRTVVSIVLRDRLHERAAELGGRLRAGLLALQERHECIGDVRGRGLMQGIELVKDRTTKEPADDLGKAITSACLDLGLHMNIVQLPGMGGVFRIAPPLTVTPAEIDLGLEILDKAVTQVTR, via the coding sequence ATGGCCGGGGCTGAGTTCTGGGGGGACGTCGAGCGGCATCTGGTGCGGTACGGCGGGGCGTTCAGCCCCGCGGTGATCGAGCGGGCCGCGGGGTCCTTCGTCCATGACGACTCGGGCAGGGCGATCCTGGACTTCACCTCCGGGCAGATGAGCGCGGTCCTCGGGCACGCGCATCCCGAGGTCGTGGCCACGGTGCGGGAGTACGCGGGCAGCCTCGACCACCTGTTCAGCGGGATGCTGAGCCGGCCCGTCGTGGACCTCGCCCGGATGCTCGCGGAGATCACGCCGGATCCGCTGGCGAAGTCGATGCTGCTGTCGACGGGGGCGGAGGCCAACGAGGCTGCCCTGAAGATGGCCAAGCTCTACACGGGCGGCTACGAGATCGTCAGCTTCAGCACGTCCTGGCACGGAATGACGTCGGGGGCGGCGGCCGCCACCTACAGCGCGGGACGGCGCGGGTACGGGCCGCCCGTGCCCGGCAACATCGCGATCCCCGCGCCGAACGCGTACCGGACGCGCTTCCTGCGCGACGGCGAGCACGACTGGCGCACCGAGCTCGACCACGCCTTCGATCTCGTGGACGCCCAGTCCGCGGGCGCGCTCGCCGCCTGCATGGTGGAGCCGATCATCAGCTCCGGCGGCCTGGTGGACCTCCCGCCCGGCTACCTGGCCGCGCTCAAGGACAAGTGCGTCGAGCGGGGGATGCTGCTGATCCTGGACGAGGCGCAGACCGGGCTCGGCCGGACGGGCGCGATGTTCGCGTTCGAGCGCGACGGGGTCGTGCCGGACATCCTCACCCTCTCCAAGACCCTCGGCGCGGGGCTGCCGCTGTCGGCGGTCGTGACCGGCGCGGAGATCGAGGAGCGCTGCCACGAGCTGGGCTACCTGTTCTTCACCACCCACGTGTCCGACCCGCTGCCCGCCGCCGTCGGCCGGACCGTCGTGTCGATCGTGCTGCGGGACCGGCTGCACGAGCGCGCCGCCGAGCTGGGCGGACGCCTGCGGGCGGGCCTCCTGGCGCTCCAGGAACGGCACGAGTGCATCGGCGACGTCCGGGGCCGCGGGCTCATGCAGGGCATCGAGCTCGTGAAGGACCGGACGACCAAGGAGCCCGCCGACGACCTGGGCAAGGCGATCACGTCGGCCTGCCTCGATCTCGGCCTCCACATGAACATCGTGCAGCTCCCGGGCATGGGCGGCGTCTTCCGGATCGCGCCGCCCCTCACCGTGACCCCGGCCGAGATCGACCTCGGCCTGGAGATCCTGGACAAGGCGGTGACGCAGGTCACCCGCTGA
- a CDS encoding TetR/AcrR family transcriptional regulator, with protein MTSTHGLREQKKADTRRAVHHAAIRLATEHGYDKVTVEEIADAANISRRTFFNYFTDKAEAVMFGEEDLFRMLLVTVDRQPAGLSGWEALRAATDLLLAPMRLPDPEWAERSRLARRHPCLLARLLAGQADLERDLSERVVDRDDCTRERGRVVAAAFLSAIRTGGHLWFDDACAVPLQKHISAALDEVELPFV; from the coding sequence ATGACCAGCACGCACGGCCTGCGCGAGCAGAAGAAGGCCGACACCCGGCGGGCCGTCCACCATGCCGCGATCCGCCTGGCGACCGAGCACGGCTACGACAAGGTGACCGTCGAGGAGATCGCCGACGCGGCCAACATCTCCCGCCGCACCTTCTTCAACTACTTCACCGACAAGGCCGAGGCCGTCATGTTCGGTGAGGAGGATCTCTTTCGGATGCTGCTGGTCACCGTCGACCGCCAGCCCGCCGGGCTGTCCGGCTGGGAGGCCCTGCGCGCGGCCACCGACCTGCTGCTCGCCCCGATGCGGCTGCCCGACCCCGAATGGGCGGAGCGCTCAAGGCTGGCCCGTCGTCACCCGTGCCTTCTCGCCCGGCTCCTCGCGGGGCAGGCCGATCTGGAACGCGACCTCTCCGAGCGCGTCGTGGACCGCGATGACTGTACCCGCGAGCGCGGCCGCGTCGTCGCGGCCGCCTTCCTCTCCGCCATCCGCACCGGCGGCCACCTCTGGTTCGACGACGCCTGCGCCGTCCCGCTCCAGAAGCACATCTCCGCCGCCCTGGACGAGGTGGAGCTCCCCTTCGTCTGA
- a CDS encoding beta-ketoacyl synthase N-terminal-like domain-containing protein — protein MNTTTQAHPAGTRAKAVPTPSDGEAVLTVLAEEHWPPSGEADPRLPDVPRWDVSFFAPLLMAAAEPCLTRHFGAPPLATEVGDRVALVMVSTRGDAVTQGAIDEATAEPRPVPKHLLFQNVPSTAPGHLAALWGLSGPFVTLLAAGAPLAAARERAARLIATGDADHVLAVALDPGDHPSRPGTAQAQLLAASGR, from the coding sequence ATGAACACCACAACGCAAGCGCACCCGGCCGGAACCCGCGCGAAGGCGGTCCCGACCCCTTCCGACGGCGAGGCCGTCCTGACGGTCCTCGCGGAGGAGCACTGGCCGCCTTCCGGCGAGGCCGATCCGCGGCTCCCGGACGTCCCGCGCTGGGACGTCTCCTTCTTCGCCCCGCTCCTCATGGCGGCCGCCGAACCCTGCCTCACCCGGCATTTCGGCGCGCCGCCGCTGGCGACCGAGGTGGGCGACCGGGTCGCCCTCGTCATGGTGTCGACCCGCGGCGACGCGGTCACCCAGGGCGCGATCGACGAGGCGACCGCGGAACCAAGGCCGGTGCCCAAGCACCTGCTGTTCCAGAACGTGCCCAGCACCGCGCCCGGCCACCTCGCCGCGCTGTGGGGGCTCTCCGGTCCCTTCGTCACCCTCCTGGCCGCCGGCGCCCCGCTGGCCGCGGCCCGCGAGCGGGCGGCCCGCCTCATCGCGACGGGCGACGCCGACCATGTCCTGGCCGTCGCACTGGACCCGGGCGACCACCCGAGCCGTCCCGGCACGGCGCAGGCCCAGTTGCTGGCGGCTTCCGGCCGATAG
- a CDS encoding MFS transporter yields the protein MRSLIGLLTVMGIGLMSSTIVSVALPQIVGSLGGSQSQYTWVVTATLLTTTATTPIWGRLADLFNKKLLLQVGIAIFVVATIACGFAQTTSQLIAFRAFQGIGAGALQVLVQVIIAAMIPPKERGKYNGYLGGVMAFATVGGPLVGGVISDSFLGWRWCFFIAVPFLAIAVTVLQKFLHITHVRKEGVKIDYWGATLIAAAVSVLLLWVTFAGDSFDWLSWQTGAMLGGTIVLLVIAIFVELRHPQPVVPIRIVKQRTPALAIIASLAVGMAMFGGSVFLGQYFQIGRGYSPTQAGLLTIPMMLGVLVASTITGRIISKTGSVRPHVIFGLVVLIVGFGLMSVIDHETSLVYIGVAIALIGAGVGASMQNLVLIVQNGVHIRDMGAASASVTFFRSLGGTIGVSVLGAILATRVADLIKDGFAKIGITPTGGQGGNLDVASLPAPLAEIVRSAYGDATGHIFLVSLGIAVVGLVAALFLRPQTLRESLELQDEPVVKAAEMTTPDLAGRHAAPEPVAVSVTSGASASVTSGPVATVTTLTTAEREYELRGEGPAETTDGFLIPAGLREEHPEPRNREPEVVRVQARGPRHLHPSGRRERITSNALLISAVVVIGAAGAGFVAFQGGQDQTDVARDGVTVSQQAQAADQYTKAVRQLGAAKAEVRTGAVYTLERVAADSPRDRQAVVGVLAAFVRAHTPAAGEVVPATPPTDIAVALKVIGRQPHQTGENVDLSAIAVRGADLSGADLRGANLAGADLRKVDLTGADLEGANLTGARLKNAVLTDANLSGADLRNAKGVTPAELQAMTTRMEGTALGTDPSVG from the coding sequence ATGAGATCTCTGATCGGCCTGCTCACGGTCATGGGCATCGGCCTGATGAGCAGCACCATCGTTTCGGTGGCGCTGCCGCAGATCGTCGGTTCACTGGGCGGCTCTCAGTCCCAGTACACGTGGGTCGTCACCGCGACGCTCCTGACCACCACCGCGACGACCCCCATCTGGGGCAGGCTCGCGGACCTCTTCAACAAGAAGCTGCTGCTCCAGGTGGGCATCGCCATCTTCGTGGTGGCGACCATCGCCTGTGGCTTCGCGCAGACCACCAGCCAGCTGATCGCGTTCCGCGCGTTCCAGGGCATCGGCGCGGGCGCGCTCCAGGTCCTGGTGCAGGTGATCATCGCCGCGATGATCCCGCCGAAGGAGCGCGGCAAGTACAACGGTTACCTCGGCGGCGTCATGGCGTTCGCCACGGTCGGCGGCCCGCTCGTCGGCGGCGTGATCTCGGACTCGTTCCTCGGCTGGCGCTGGTGCTTCTTCATCGCGGTGCCGTTCCTCGCGATCGCGGTGACCGTGCTGCAGAAGTTCCTCCACATCACGCATGTGCGCAAGGAGGGCGTCAAGATCGACTACTGGGGCGCGACCCTCATCGCGGCCGCCGTCTCCGTGCTCCTGCTCTGGGTCACCTTCGCCGGTGACTCCTTCGACTGGCTGTCCTGGCAGACCGGCGCCATGCTCGGCGGGACCATCGTGCTCCTGGTCATCGCGATCTTCGTCGAGCTCCGCCACCCGCAGCCCGTCGTCCCGATCCGCATCGTCAAGCAGCGCACCCCCGCGCTGGCGATCATCGCCAGCCTCGCGGTCGGCATGGCGATGTTCGGCGGCTCGGTCTTCCTCGGCCAGTACTTCCAGATCGGCCGCGGCTACTCGCCCACCCAGGCGGGCCTGCTGACCATCCCGATGATGCTCGGGGTGCTGGTCGCCTCGACGATCACCGGCCGGATCATCAGCAAGACCGGCAGCGTGCGCCCGCACGTGATCTTCGGCCTCGTCGTCCTCATCGTGGGCTTCGGCCTGATGTCCGTGATCGACCACGAGACCAGCCTCGTCTACATCGGGGTCGCCATCGCGCTCATCGGCGCCGGCGTCGGCGCGTCGATGCAGAACCTGGTCCTGATCGTGCAGAACGGCGTGCACATCCGCGACATGGGCGCGGCGAGCGCCTCGGTCACGTTCTTCCGGTCCCTCGGCGGCACCATCGGCGTCTCGGTGCTGGGCGCCATCCTGGCCACCCGCGTCGCCGACCTGATCAAGGACGGCTTCGCCAAGATCGGCATCACCCCGACCGGGGGCCAGGGCGGCAACCTCGACGTCGCGTCGCTGCCGGCGCCGCTCGCCGAGATCGTCCGCTCGGCCTACGGCGACGCCACCGGGCACATCTTCCTGGTCTCGCTCGGGATCGCGGTCGTCGGCCTCGTCGCGGCCCTGTTCCTCAGGCCGCAGACCCTGCGCGAGAGCCTTGAGCTCCAGGACGAGCCCGTCGTCAAGGCCGCCGAGATGACGACCCCGGACCTCGCCGGCCGCCACGCGGCCCCCGAGCCCGTCGCCGTCTCGGTGACCAGCGGCGCGAGCGCCTCGGTGACCAGCGGTCCCGTGGCCACGGTCACCACCCTGACCACCGCCGAGCGGGAGTACGAGCTGCGGGGAGAGGGCCCGGCGGAGACCACCGACGGCTTCCTGATCCCGGCCGGGCTCCGCGAGGAGCACCCCGAGCCGCGGAACCGCGAGCCCGAGGTCGTCCGGGTCCAGGCGCGCGGTCCGCGCCACCTGCACCCGAGCGGCAGGCGCGAGCGGATCACCAGCAACGCGCTGCTGATCAGCGCGGTCGTGGTCATCGGCGCCGCGGGCGCCGGGTTCGTCGCCTTCCAGGGCGGCCAGGACCAGACCGACGTGGCCCGCGACGGCGTCACGGTCTCCCAGCAGGCCCAGGCCGCCGACCAGTACACCAAGGCGGTCCGCCAGCTCGGCGCGGCCAAGGCCGAGGTGCGCACCGGCGCGGTCTACACGCTGGAGCGGGTCGCCGCCGACTCGCCGCGCGACCGCCAGGCGGTCGTGGGCGTCCTCGCCGCATTCGTCCGGGCGCACACCCCGGCCGCGGGCGAGGTCGTCCCGGCGACGCCGCCGACCGACATCGCCGTCGCGCTGAAGGTCATCGGCCGGCAGCCGCACCAGACCGGGGAGAACGTCGACCTCTCGGCGATCGCCGTCCGCGGCGCGGACCTGTCCGGCGCGGACCTGCGCGGGGCCAACCTCGCCGGGGCCGACCTGCGGAAGGTCGACCTGACCGGGGCCGACCTGGAAGGCGCGAACCTGACGGGCGCGCGCCTGAAGAACGCGGTCCTGACGGACGCCAACCTGTCGGGCGCCGACCTGCGGAACGCCAAGGGCGTCACGCCGGCGGAGCTCCAGGCCATGACGACCCGGATGGAGGGCACCGCCCTGGGCACCGACCCCTCGGTCGGCTAA
- a CDS encoding beta-ketoacyl synthase N-terminal-like domain-containing protein — protein MAHVTGLSTLTAYGPGLTALWDGISSGTPAVSPVTRFETRHHRAHHAAVLPGDPDLFEALRGLVEEACTQAGLTPEQRATTPLVLAVHAGRDTTAKAAALAEACGLRGVAAIHTAACAASNSALADAAELITYLVEDRVVVAGGSFVDPSMFAAFDSAGILTAEGVSRPFSAGRSGPILGDGAAAAVLERDGSRPDLPGAWLRVTGWGNTSEAHHVVRPRADGRGPAEAITKALARAGSPRVGYVNAHATATPAFDAAEAAAILRGLAGQPGDPGGAADVRVSSTKALHGHCLEGSGLVEMAVCALSFRNGRLPVNAGFAGPDADCPLNLVLDTGQAPETGHMLSLNTGFGGVSTALVLAAP, from the coding sequence ATGGCGCACGTCACCGGCCTTTCCACGCTCACCGCCTACGGCCCCGGGCTCACCGCCCTCTGGGACGGGATCTCTTCGGGCACCCCGGCGGTCTCGCCCGTCACCAGGTTCGAGACGAGGCACCACCGCGCGCACCACGCCGCGGTGCTGCCCGGCGATCCCGACCTTTTCGAGGCGCTGCGCGGCCTTGTCGAGGAGGCTTGTACGCAGGCCGGCCTTACGCCCGAGCAGCGCGCGACGACCCCGCTGGTCCTCGCCGTCCACGCGGGCCGCGACACCACGGCCAAGGCCGCCGCCCTCGCCGAGGCGTGCGGGCTGCGCGGGGTCGCGGCGATCCACACCGCGGCCTGCGCCGCGTCCAACTCGGCGCTCGCCGACGCCGCGGAACTCATCACCTACCTCGTCGAGGACCGGGTGGTCGTCGCCGGAGGCAGCTTCGTCGACCCGAGCATGTTCGCGGCGTTCGACAGCGCGGGCATCCTCACCGCCGAGGGCGTCAGCAGGCCGTTCAGCGCGGGCCGCAGCGGTCCGATCCTGGGCGACGGCGCGGCCGCGGCGGTCCTGGAACGCGACGGCTCGCGGCCCGACCTGCCCGGCGCCTGGCTGCGCGTCACGGGGTGGGGCAACACGTCCGAGGCGCACCACGTGGTCCGGCCGCGCGCCGACGGACGGGGCCCGGCCGAGGCGATCACCAAGGCGCTGGCCCGCGCGGGAAGCCCCCGCGTCGGATACGTCAACGCGCACGCCACCGCCACGCCGGCGTTCGACGCGGCGGAGGCCGCCGCGATCCTGCGCGGCCTGGCGGGTCAGCCCGGAGACCCCGGGGGAGCCGCCGACGTCCGGGTCAGCTCCACCAAGGCGCTGCACGGCCACTGCCTGGAAGGGTCGGGGCTCGTCGAGATGGCCGTGTGCGCGCTCTCGTTCCGCAACGGGCGGCTCCCGGTCAACGCCGGATTCGCCGGCCCGGACGCGGACTGCCCGCTCAACCTCGTGCTGGACACCGGGCAGGCCCCGGAGACCGGCCACATGCTCAGCCTCAACACCGGTTTCGGCGGTGTCAGCACCGCCCTCGTCCTGGCGGCGCCATGA
- a CDS encoding M56 family metallopeptidase: MFDHFVWSVLVAPVLVVGAARVVAGRLRPGAGAAVLAWSAAAAACGAVANLALFSAKAFAEVPAVDAYFGWSRGTVLADTAHVPWVSWASAALLAWCAVSAALVWRRHRRGREVARTLAPLPDDQRIVLVPEDSPDAFAVPGRPGRIVVTSGMRATLTDAQYTALLAHERAHLDGRHHRLVLMADLAGALHPALAWVARRVGYLVERDADEIAAAEVGSRRTVAKAIAAAALAARETPSLGLHLARPGAVPRRVTSLLSPDRRTLLPWAGILPLALAASSLVWTGEAALDFEQLLRAAHQTSLPR; the protein is encoded by the coding sequence GTGTTCGATCATTTCGTCTGGTCGGTGCTGGTCGCGCCGGTCCTCGTGGTGGGCGCGGCCCGGGTCGTCGCCGGAAGGCTGCGGCCCGGCGCGGGGGCCGCGGTCCTCGCCTGGTCCGCCGCCGCGGCCGCCTGCGGGGCGGTCGCCAACCTCGCCCTGTTCAGTGCCAAGGCGTTCGCCGAGGTGCCCGCCGTCGACGCCTACTTCGGCTGGTCGCGCGGCACCGTCCTCGCCGACACCGCCCATGTCCCGTGGGTGTCGTGGGCCTCGGCGGCCCTGCTGGCCTGGTGCGCCGTCTCTGCGGCGCTGGTCTGGCGGCGGCACCGGCGCGGGCGCGAGGTCGCCCGGACCCTAGCGCCGCTGCCGGACGACCAGCGGATCGTGCTCGTGCCCGAGGACTCCCCCGACGCGTTCGCCGTCCCCGGCCGTCCGGGGCGGATCGTCGTCACCAGCGGGATGCGCGCCACGCTCACCGACGCGCAGTACACGGCGCTGCTGGCGCACGAGCGGGCCCACCTGGACGGGCGGCACCACAGGCTCGTCCTCATGGCCGACCTCGCCGGGGCGCTCCACCCTGCCCTCGCGTGGGTCGCGCGGCGGGTCGGCTATCTCGTCGAGCGCGACGCCGACGAGATAGCCGCGGCCGAGGTCGGCAGCCGCAGGACCGTCGCCAAGGCCATCGCGGCGGCCGCCCTCGCCGCCCGGGAGACCCCCTCGCTCGGCCTTCACCTGGCCAGGCCGGGCGCGGTTCCCCGGCGCGTCACGTCCTTGCTCTCCCCGGACCGCAGGACGCTGCTGCCCTGGGCCGGGATCCTGCCGCTCGCCCTCGCCGCGAGCTCGCTGGTGTGGACCGGCGAGGCGGCCCTGGACTTCGAGCAGCTGCTGCGGGCCGCGCATCAGACGTCGCTCCCCCGCTGA
- a CDS encoding BlaI/MecI/CopY family transcriptional regulator, whose product MSTPSSSGPDKGSGRRKSGQLEGQIVTVLTEAGRGLTPGEVRDRLPELSYSTVVTILTRLFEKGAATRRRDGRAYRYEAVSDAAALVAGRMSRLLAEEPDRTSVLRHFMSTLDEGDEEFLRALLNDPED is encoded by the coding sequence GTGAGTACTCCTTCCTCATCCGGCCCCGACAAGGGGAGCGGACGGCGGAAGTCCGGCCAGCTCGAAGGCCAGATCGTCACCGTGCTCACCGAGGCGGGCCGGGGCCTTACCCCGGGCGAAGTGCGCGACCGCCTTCCCGAGCTGTCCTACAGCACGGTCGTCACGATCCTCACCCGGCTGTTCGAGAAGGGGGCGGCCACCCGCCGCCGCGACGGCCGCGCCTACCGCTACGAGGCGGTCTCCGACGCCGCCGCGCTGGTCGCGGGCCGGATGAGCCGCCTGCTGGCCGAGGAGCCCGATCGCACTTCGGTGCTGCGCCACTTCATGAGCACGCTGGACGAGGGGGACGAGGAGTTCCTGCGCGCCCTGCTCAACGACCCCGAAGACTGA
- a CDS encoding aromatic amino acid ammonia-lyase, with translation MSVDQLPVTATLVFPARLTPEALEQAAAPVAVTLDEGARNAVVGCHDFLHLCLAEGREIYGATTGFGPLVTFAGQKEAADQCENLLFHLEVGQGADLPPAIARAALLARVWTLSQGRSGVSLAVIDALRATLATSFAPAIPEFGSVGASGDLAPMAHAVRALQGRGQAYLGEVRMNAGEALTRAGLVPLELTGRDALALVNGTSVTSAAAGLALTALSRSLAAATALTALMADVLGCRSDFVVPEIFEALGHDDTAGQAAVLRAHLADHVPGAERPLQEPYTLRCAPHLLGASATSLRHARQVVTDDLNGVSDNPLLFPERDVIAHGGNFFGQQVAFAADLMSITATQMANLAERQLDLLIDPHRNGGLNPVLAEAPGRDHGVQGVQLAATSLVARMRRRAVPASMQSIPTNHHNQDIVPFGTQAALTAHEQAQTLRLLHGSLAVALVQAVRVGARRPTTTAGARLADALDAALSADIPWATRVRRAADILDTAV, from the coding sequence ATGTCCGTCGACCAGCTACCCGTGACGGCAACGCTGGTGTTCCCGGCGAGGCTGACCCCGGAGGCGCTCGAACAGGCCGCCGCGCCCGTCGCCGTGACGCTCGACGAGGGCGCCAGGAACGCCGTCGTGGGCTGCCACGACTTCCTGCACCTGTGCCTGGCCGAAGGCCGCGAGATCTACGGCGCGACGACGGGGTTCGGCCCGCTCGTCACCTTCGCCGGGCAGAAGGAGGCGGCCGACCAGTGCGAGAACCTGCTGTTCCACCTGGAGGTCGGCCAGGGCGCCGACCTCCCTCCCGCGATCGCCCGCGCGGCGCTGCTCGCCCGGGTCTGGACGCTCTCGCAGGGCAGATCGGGTGTTTCCCTGGCCGTCATCGACGCGCTGCGGGCCACCCTGGCGACGTCGTTCGCCCCGGCCATCCCGGAGTTCGGGTCGGTCGGCGCGAGCGGTGACCTCGCCCCGATGGCGCACGCCGTCCGGGCGCTCCAGGGCCGCGGCCAGGCCTATCTCGGCGAGGTCCGGATGAACGCCGGCGAGGCGCTCACCCGGGCGGGGCTCGTCCCGCTGGAACTGACCGGCCGCGACGCGCTCGCGCTGGTCAACGGCACGTCCGTCACCTCGGCGGCCGCGGGCCTGGCGCTCACCGCGCTCTCCCGCAGCCTGGCCGCGGCGACCGCGCTGACCGCGCTCATGGCCGACGTCCTCGGCTGCCGGAGCGACTTCGTCGTGCCGGAGATCTTCGAGGCGCTCGGCCACGACGACACCGCGGGGCAGGCCGCGGTGCTGCGCGCGCATCTCGCCGACCACGTCCCGGGCGCGGAACGGCCGCTCCAGGAGCCGTACACGCTGCGCTGCGCGCCGCACCTGCTGGGCGCGTCGGCGACCAGCCTGCGGCACGCCCGCCAGGTCGTCACCGACGACCTCAACGGGGTCAGCGACAACCCGCTGCTCTTCCCGGAACGCGACGTCATCGCGCACGGAGGCAACTTCTTCGGCCAGCAGGTCGCGTTCGCCGCCGACCTGATGTCGATCACCGCGACCCAGATGGCCAACCTCGCGGAACGCCAGCTCGACCTGCTCATCGACCCGCACCGCAACGGCGGCCTCAATCCGGTCCTCGCCGAGGCGCCCGGCCGCGATCACGGCGTCCAGGGCGTCCAGCTGGCCGCCACATCCCTGGTCGCCCGCATGCGCCGCCGGGCCGTTCCGGCCTCCATGCAGAGCATTCCCACCAACCACCACAACCAAGACATCGTGCCATTCGGCACGCAGGCGGCCCTGACGGCCCACGAGCAGGCCCAGACCCTGCGTCTGCTCCACGGCTCTCTGGCGGTGGCCCTGGTCCAGGCGGTCCGGGTGGGCGCCCGCCGTCCGACCACGACCGCCGGCGCCCGCCTCGCGGACGCCCTGGACGCGGCGCTGTCCGCGGACATCCCGTGGGCGACCCGGGTCCGCCGCGCGGCCGACATCCTCGACACCGCGGTCTGA
- a CDS encoding cytochrome P450, giving the protein MVEAGPGTAALMDARVRHSPEGERIDTRDEPPVWRAPLPDGTFVWTVSGFDAARKALGEPTFARSFSEPGGDRWKEYLWFSEPPVTDSIVRSMFNTDGEAHRRLRALGAAAITSERIARAAHDAASVAAERLAAIADRGEADLVADFCHPFVLDIAAEMFGYPAEIIRRIRALPRWAPAPLFEPEGSPERVRYGAEREEMVTLLYDLLAACRRDPGPDGVSAMLALAAETGMDDQELTSTVFATLLAVTEPVTDFLTTALYSLWSRPGLAEDPDAVERGMEELLRYTTPVAAPMPRLVTRPLAFHGAYLEPGDAVVVHLGLANRDPSRFDQPNRLDLSREVGNDLAFAHGPHHCLSPSLGEHLCRTVLMAVLRGLSDLAPARSLDELPWRPGCTGPFTRFHVTSGLAELPVTFRPASRDAVAARAATGVA; this is encoded by the coding sequence ATGGTGGAAGCCGGACCGGGCACCGCGGCGCTGATGGACGCGCGCGTGCGGCACAGCCCGGAGGGCGAGCGCATCGACACCCGGGACGAGCCTCCGGTCTGGCGGGCGCCGCTGCCCGACGGCACCTTCGTCTGGACGGTCTCGGGGTTCGACGCCGCGCGCAAGGCGCTCGGCGAGCCGACGTTCGCGCGGTCGTTCAGCGAGCCGGGCGGCGACAGGTGGAAGGAGTACCTCTGGTTCTCCGAGCCGCCCGTCACCGACAGCATCGTGCGCAGCATGTTCAACACCGACGGCGAGGCGCACCGGAGGCTGCGCGCCCTCGGGGCCGCGGCCATCACCTCCGAGCGGATCGCGCGCGCCGCGCACGACGCGGCCTCGGTCGCGGCCGAGCGGCTCGCCGCGATCGCCGACCGGGGGGAGGCCGACCTCGTCGCCGACTTCTGCCACCCGTTCGTGCTCGACATCGCCGCCGAGATGTTCGGCTATCCGGCCGAGATCATCCGCCGGATCCGCGCGCTGCCCCGCTGGGCGCCGGCCCCGCTGTTCGAACCCGAGGGTTCGCCCGAGCGGGTGCGCTACGGCGCCGAACGCGAGGAGATGGTGACGCTCCTGTACGACCTCCTCGCCGCGTGCCGCCGCGACCCGGGCCCCGACGGGGTGAGCGCCATGCTCGCCCTCGCCGCCGAGACCGGGATGGACGACCAGGAGCTCACCTCGACGGTCTTCGCGACGCTCCTGGCCGTCACCGAGCCCGTCACGGACTTCCTCACCACCGCGCTGTACAGCCTGTGGTCCCGGCCGGGCCTCGCCGAAGATCCGGACGCGGTCGAGCGGGGGATGGAAGAGTTGCTCAGGTACACCACACCGGTCGCCGCGCCGATGCCGCGCCTGGTCACCAGGCCGCTCGCGTTCCACGGGGCCTATCTGGAACCCGGGGACGCGGTCGTGGTCCATCTGGGCCTGGCCAACCGCGACCCGAGCCGGTTCGACCAGCCGAACCGGCTCGATCTGTCTCGGGAGGTAGGCAACGACCTGGCCTTCGCGCACGGTCCGCACCACTGCCTATCGCCCTCTCTGGGCGAGCACCTCTGCCGGACCGTACTGATGGCGGTCCTGCGCGGCCTGTCCGACCTCGCCCCGGCCCGTTCCCTGGACGAGCTGCCTTGGCGGCCCGGGTGCACCGGGCCCTTCACCCGTTTCCACGTCACGTCCGGGCTGGCCGAACTGCCCGTCACGTTCCGGCCCGCGTCCCGAGACGCGGTGGCGGCCCGCGCGGCGACGGGGGTGGCGTGA